The genomic segment NNNNNNNNNNNNNNNNNNNNNNNNNNNNNNNNNNNNNNNNNNNNNNNNNNNNNNNNNNNNNNNNNNNNNNNNNNNNNNNNNNNNNNNNNNNNNNNNNNNNNNNNNNNNNNNNNNNNNNNNNNNNNNNNNNNNNNNNNNNNNNNNNNNNNNNNNNNNNNNNNNNNNNNNNNNNNNNNNNNNNNNNNNNNNNNNNNNNNNNNNNNNNNNNNNNNNNNNNNNNNNNNNNNNNNNNNNNNNNNNNNNNNNNNNNNNNNNNNNNNNNNNNNNNNNNNNNNNNNNNNNNNNNNNNNNNNNNNNNNNNNNNNNNNNNNNNNNNNNNNNNNNNNNNNNNNNNNNNNNNNNNNNNNNNNNNNNNNNNNNNNNNNNNNNNNNNNNNNNNNNNNNNNNNNNNNNNNNNNNNNNNNNNNNNNNNNNNNNNNNNNNNNNNNNNNNNNNNNNNNNNNNNNNNNNNNNNNNNNNNNNNNNNNNNNNNNNNNNNNNNNNNNNNNNNNNNNNNNNNNNNNNNNNNNNNNNNNNNNNNNNNNNNNNNNNNNNNNNNNNNNNNNNNNNNNNNNNNNNNNNNNNNNNNNNNNNNNNNNNNNNNNNNNNNNNNNNNNNNNNNNNNNNNNNNNNNNNNNNNNNNNNNNNNNNNNNNNNNNNNNNNNNNNNNNNNNNNNNNNNNNNNNNNNNNNNNNNNNNNNNNNNNNNNNNNNNNNNNNNNNNNNNNNNNNNNNNNNNNNNNNNNNNNNNNNNNNNNNNNNNNNNNNNNNNNNNNNNNNNNNNNNNNNNNNNNNNNNNNNNNNNNNNNNNNNNNNNNNNNNNNNNNNNNNNNNNNNNNNNNNNNNNNNNNNNNNNNNNNNNNNNNNNNNNNNNNNNNNNNNNNNNNNNNNNNNNNNNNNNNNNNNNNNNNNNNNNNNNNNNNNNNNNNNNNNNNNNNNNNNNNNNNNNNNNNNNNNNNNNNNNNNNNNNNNNNNNNNNNNNNNNNNNNNNNNNNNNNNNNNNNNNNNNNNNNNNNNNNNNNNNNNNNNNNNNNNNNNNNNNNNNNNNNNNNNNNNNNNNNNNNNNNNNNNNNNNNNNNNNNNNNNNNNNNNNNNNNNNNNNNNNNNNNNNNNNNNNNNNNNNNNNNNNNNNNNNNNNNNNNNNNNNNNNNNNNNNNNNNNNNNNNNNNNNNNNNNNNNNNNNNNNNNNNNNNNNNNNNNNNNNNNNNNNNNNNNNNNNNNNNNNNNNNNNNNNNNNNNNNNNNNNNNNNNNNNNNNNNNNNNNNNNNNNNNNNNNNNNNNNNNNNNNNNNNNNNNNNNNNNNNNNNNNNNNNNNNNNNNNNNNNNNNNNNNNNNNNNNNNNNNNNNNNNNNNNNNNNNNNNNNNNNNNNNNNNNNNNNNNNNNNNNNNNNNNNNNNNNNNNNNNNNNNNNNNNNNNNNNNNNNNNNNNNNNNNNNNNNNNNNNNNNNNNNNNNNNNNNNNNNNNNNNNNNNNNNNNNNNNNNNNNNNNNNNNNNNNNNNNNNNNNNNNNNNNNNNNNNNNNNNNNNNNNNNNNNNNNNNNNNNNNNNNNNNNNNNNNNNNNNNNNNNNNNNNNNNNNNNNNNNNNNNNNNNNNNNNNNNNNNNNNNNNNNNNNNNNNNNNNNNNNNNNNNNNNNNNNNNNNNNNNNNNNNNNNNNNNNNNNNNNNNNNNNNNNNNNNNNNNNNNNNNNNNNNNNNNNNNNNNNNNNNNNNNNNNNNNNNNNNNNNNNNNNNNNNNNNNNNNNNNNNNNNNNNNNNNNNNNNNNNNNNNNNNNNNNNNNNNNNNNNNNNNNNNNNNNNNNNNNNNNNNNNNNNNNNNNNNNNNNNNNNNNNNNNNNNNNNNNtgtaagacggagacaacacatgcgggtataacgtcctcttaaataaccattaataattaatatacgctTTGGTCTGCTAAATAGATGattgtaagtatattatcaGAATTATTTTAGTACCACCAAAAGTGAAATACAGAGTGTAATGAATTTAGTtgaggtataattttaaataatttaaactatattttataatatagtaattagaacaaataatttttttaagttatattatcagtgatactaatttatttactgtttttatagAGAAATTTCAAGCCTAATATAAGAATGGTTGATGAAGTCTCGTCAGCCACTCAACCTCCACCTGATGTTCCAGGAGGACCTAATCATAcagttttcaataattattattgtacacgtgACAGCCGTAGAGAAGTTACACAACcagtaataatttttgaaaatagttcaaaacttattgaaaatacaaagtaattattcgtattttaaattaaatagaataacatattttatatatagtaatgGAAAATTTGGTTTGGCCAGTCAATGTAGacagtaaatacaaaaattaataattcagtcctagattctgagtggagcgatgaatgcattgattttacaatatgtgCAATTTCTGTGTatgtaatttaaagtaaaatgcaacatttattgtagttaaaaatggataaaattagtaatacctgattaattaatttattaatctgaTGACACCATTTTACTATAAGTCAAAAATGACTTTATgagttaataatagtaataaattatataaatattataataatttatgttaataattgtaataattaatgtaattttttggcaaaaaataattcaacttactgttttgctaatagtaaaataaattactttagtaacaatataaatttatcataaattcataacatatacttagtaataaagACTGACAGACTGTCTTCAGTCAGAATTGCTTTTGGTATGATATGATTCATCAATGACTTACTCGatgacgaggtacacttgaCACCTGCTCTACAACAAAGCGGTTACCTGCtttcattcttttttttattgagtatgacatataattattcaatagattattataattctagtaattacttaaataataatggttgtATAATCTCACcaagtttttaatgaaaatatttcaaaacaattcaatttaaagtatgacttatttattttatattacgaaAGTATTAGGTAGATTcaggattttttattattaccaagATTAGAAATCGATAagattaacctaacctatttatgtacatgttttatattataacacataataatatattgttttgttactTTAAGTGCTCTTAGCTCAGAATGTAAACACATAGTTTTATGGATTGTATTATAGACATTAAATTCCTTCCTACTTACAATTTAAGATAGTAAACTAGTACTACTACTAGTAAACTAGAGTCTAGACTATCTTAAATAGTGTTTTTACCTCAAAACACCTAAGCCATAATAACAGAATACTTATATACAAAACCCTACTCAAACTCATATGGACCTACAGAAACCAGCTCTGGGGCTCAGAACCTTCCAATCCAAATGTTTCTATCGAATCATTAAAGTCTCATACTATGTTTCCAAATTCCATAATGATCCTATATTCCCCTCATCCAAAAATTGGCTAAAACTCtttataaaagatttaattccaagcttcaaacattttaagattgtgtaataaaaaaattgaagtttaaaataatattctacattgaattgttttaaaatatttcttttaaaaacttgttaaaattgtacaaataattatacactacaattttattaatatgttaaacatgatttatgtaggtatattatgttaaatataaagaagacagtattgatattacaatgatctgtttttttttctgtgaacaTTTTGTCTAGGATTTTCAACTTCCGTATCATTTCTGATGAGAAAGTggatctaattggtacttttgaTAGctcaaatttgaatatttctagtagtttttaaaagtgtCAGGAATACAGAAATATTTATGCAAAcccagttttcgacaaaattgatttaactttttatgtatttaagaatctaataagtaataaccgtagatactttaaGTTTTCACTGGATGTTAATAttacgtaaacattttttataaaagacaaatttcgtcaaaattacgaaaatttgtaAACTATTTCAAGTAATAAgttcataacaatttttctattcatatctaagatttcaaaattaatacaagattcctcataagctTTCCCAccttttgcaaaaaaaaaacaaaaaaaatttaaaaacaaatatttgtagacttgaatttttcactaaatgtttttttatcgtttttactaAACATaagactcaaaatatttttactcatttCGAGCTATTTGTACATTTGTAGACTtgaatttttcaacttttttagttttttttctataaatatcaatgaaataatttttgtttaatcaaTAAGCTTGACAATTGAATCcaaagttcctcataagtttttataataactgttaaaaaatattcaagatacatattatgcaaacatttttatatttaaagttttttagtttaaaattttcagttgtatagttaaggattgaaaatttaaaacaagctaTTTCATGAAAAGTTTATTTAGccaccaaaaaatctaaaaaaaattatatataaacagagtttttttattcctattttaagttcaaattagtcaaaattagatatttaaacaatgaataacgatcttaattattttgttgtaattttaaaatattataatatagactgaCTGACAGACTGGcgccgctcagaattgtttttcgtatataaatatattatatcattgaattcaaatttaatatcatccattacagtgactcacttgtagcTTACTATACAGCAGAACATTATCTacctttcttttttttatgttttcaataattaactaaataatgtttaaaatataaaagtactgTTCTTtgcacataatttatttaagactCCAATTGTTTAAATACCTAGTAATgatttgtttcaattttaacatttatttatcagTTGATTTTATTTATCACTTTAGATGAACAACAAAAGTCTAATACAATGTTtattgcttataattattataattcataatataaaatgtaataatcaatcaattaataacaattatttgacTGCCTCTaatggatatataatattacaataaataattttataaattgttctagGAAACCTGATCCTGGCTGCCCATCAAAAGTGCCTCTTCCAGGAAAAGTTTTCCACTGGGATTAAAATTGTGTGATTTTATACATAGTAGTGTAAATGTATTGAACTATATGGTATAATCAgtagatttaaataaacaaatgtcttaaaaatggcaactgaatttttatttttagtaatcaaatgttaaattgataaaggatgtttaataataattattattatattagtttatatttacctttttagttattttgtattataaattataatataagtttcaacatttattttattatctactattatcagtaaaatataatattttattcaactattatttttaataaatacttatatttatgttatacacaaaacaaaataaatttaaaaaaaaaattaaataaagaaaacataatattatgtaataagtaatgactaatgattaaacatgagataaaattatataacacgtTGACTGCGTACTGACGCCAATTGGCGTTATAAGTATCATTCATCAACGCATTTGACGCCATATGGCGTctactatacatttaaaataaatggtttaaaattccCTACGTGTGGctgaatgttattttattattatttagcgtgGATTAAacgcatgtttttaaatatgcatatatacatCGTTATGAGtagtttctttatatttttttaaaatttattttgtttttactttcgTTATACACACTGGGTGAAAATCGCAAAAAGACATACGCAGTCTACGTGTTTataactgaatattttataaataatttataatttcatctaAAAggaaaaatagttttcaaattataaacaaaagaacacaattaataaaaaatgtgctagctcattttattaaaaatgtttataaccttgttaataatttaattattttaaatgcagttttatgtttttgattctttaaaaatatttttttctttattagtcCAGTTTCTGTTGTTAGTCGCACTGGTCAAAACAACCACAACAAACATACTAAATGTCTAAACTAATTtcttctaataattatattttttcacacaCATATTCAGGACTTAACATAATCTTTAatcagataattataattaatacaatttgattggaaatgcataatttaaagtttgatatctataatattgcAATCATATCTAtatgtaacatttataaaacaaatagttaggttttgtaaatattgatttgtaataaaacaattaacaaatatgaataaaatgtattttaaataaaattttaaatgtgccATTATGGTAAAAGTACCAAAATGAAACCTTGGGAGAATACCTCTTAAGTGATTTACAGCAGGTTAAAAAGATTactataaaagataatttataattactattgaattaatttgatgaaataatttcaaatttcccATGACTGATAAAACaagatactttttataaatatttatttaatatttcgtacAATGAAATAAGTCAACAGTTATTTGAAttagtttaaatagttaataattaattttaatgtatttaaaactaaaaactatattatatttatgtaaatatttatatttaaaaaatgaatgaagtCTTAGTTTGATAACACCTTACGATGCACTGAAGTCAGTATCCTTatattcaaggctgggcattaacgagttaaaaagttaaagttaagttataaagttaagttacttttaactaagttacgagttacttttttttaagaagtaacttctatcttaacgtattactttttttttaaagttacttaTAACTGAactcgttaattcattttataatcacgttaaattatatacttttataattaatttgattattaatatttagttcatagttggtaataacaaagtaaaatttaaaagttttaccatcactttggaaaacttttaggtaaaaaaataaaatatacaaataatttaattattttgttggatttcataatatataagtacttacaacaaaatacatttttttaagatataaagacctacattataatattatgttatttgtagatctttaacatgaggtgtaaatggtgtaattataagttttatatgaaaaaaaaattatttttaactaagtaaagttacttattttttccaactaacttgtaactttaacaagttaaataaaaaaggaaagtaacttttaactttaaacttaacgagttaaaaaaaatagttaacttgcccaaccttgcttatattatataaaatagagtggtatttttgattaaatacgaaatattaataactacttGATCTGTGTAGCTTATAGGTAAGAGATGTCCTCTGAGAAcgggttttgaaaaaaattcatccCTCAAGGTTAGGATCCTCTTAAAGGGGAAAATAAGGGGTTGAAAGAATACCATAGTCATGCCATCTgtgcaacaaaataatatgaaattccaCTGTTTTAATGCATTTGCATAATTTATCACTATTTGACAAAACGcatgagtatataataataattaaaaagtcaaaaaaattattttcaaacatttttaattgatatgtGTTACAtaaaaaactctcacgccctgtagaatagtcggatttggttaaattttttttatttaataaaaaagaatattaattcaGATCAGATCAAAGctcgattttcaaaattataattatagaagcttaaatatgcatttgaataatgcactatattaattgttctttttcaaatgtatttttctacCACTAattaaagtaaagtaaaaatgttctccttttaaatagaaaaaaaattaataaaatctgaCTATTCTACTGAGCATGACGGTTTTTCCTGTGAAGTCTTTTTTAGAGAAGTcattggtatttatagaaaaataaaactaaaaaagtttaaaattataaagatttgtaaacagcttaaaacaagtctaaatattttgaaaattttaccaagTATAggaaattatagaataaatatttttcaagtgtctgtggttattagtttttgaaaggcaacaaaataagaaaatcgctacatgagaaatcgagtaaatatcaaaaattgtaaaaattcaacttaaaatgttcttaaaaatgtaatttgacttaccggtactttttttttttttgattaaggtagaCAAATGAATGATGAAAATTTTCGCatctttttagatttaaaaagaataatttttaggaatttctaacacaaataatttgcacattttcgtgatttttacgtattttttcaaaattcgatattgaaattcttataaaaaaaatggtgaccatgtatttttaatatattttatcaactgcaattttaaaaatatattttgaaccttgcattaaattttaaacatttttaccccacaaataaaattaataagtaatgaaAAAGTAATGACTAGCacagctgtaataactaataagttgttTTATGTAGGTCGGAAATAAATAGACAATGGGGGAATACAACCCCTAACCTCCCTCCATGCGCACGTCACtgggtttattttattaaaacaattaacggCCCAGTTATATTTGTTCATAGTTCCaaacataaacaaatatgtaagtaggtatcatGTAAATTTAAGTTTTGCCTTCCCGCCTCCCGGCCATGAAGGCCTATGACGTATAGACATGCCTATggatgtgaatataatatgataataatattataatgatgctAATATGTAAGATTCGAAAAGAATAGTTTTTGATTAGAGACTGGattatgtaataacattttttttaccgacGTCTGAGATTATATACAGCATGTGACGTCCAATgcaaataagtattattattatttattagataggtatttaggtatctattcatataataatcacTGTTTTGCTTGATTATTGAGTTACatgaataggtatataagtatattatgtgctGTTGCTCCCCAGTTACAACGTAGAACATTACCGCCGCCGTTATACCATTGAGAAACCGCCTTAAGTCGAGTCGTCGGTGAATCTGGTAACCCACTGGGCTCTAGCGACTTTTCTCTCTTGAcctttgaaaaacaattttatagaaattgtaATAAGACTTTTAATCGATTTTCTTTCCTTCTATGATTACAAATCAAATATCGGCCTTAAGTTTTAAGACGATTAGAGATATAACAtctttgtatgtattataattagtacctacacGTTTAGGCGCGACTGCAGTgtgaggtaggtaggtacctatgaaaaaaaaacatttgtaatatacacataaaaatgataaaactatagttgaatgtatattatagtataggtacctactgattaTTATAAACCGATAAACATCGAATTACCCAACTTCAACACGGACCAGAACACCACGGGTTCCTCGGAACTAGATAAGAAATTTAGAAGGTCAAAAAACAagataatacttatttatttcaaaagaaatattaagCTGTAATGCAATTTCCTAAGCTACAAATATcacttttgtagttttgtattaatatgatttaatgcCTATGTAAAATATCTATTCATTATAGCTTTAAGATTgcctatattattaggtaggtacctcacTCAGTAACCGTTTATACttgattgtttattaattatcgaaacattttaatatttcattaaactatgttgtatctatataggtacctaaatatacgGCTAAAggtatacacttatatattagtatactacctatactatattattatgtatatttatacctatgtatttaaatatttatttacattacacATTTTAGTACGTACTGAATTTTACAATTGAAATTTGTCTTAAGAAAGtcattatttgttttcagtccttttaaagttttatttttaaagaattataatcaaaaaaatgtaattgaatacgtacttttaaaatgttaggtaAAATCtccttttcaaaatataattatttgtaaatggtACCTTGTGTTGTATACCTAACTTTAAGTAACTAAATGGTTTCATAAACTTAACATAATAGCTGTTCTTTTAAGAGTTATGTTTAAATAGTTCttacaaaaacttaaatattttttaaatatattatcagtttttttataaacatttgcagcaattcaaattttgatgaaattggaTTTTTCAACGTAGAATTACGATTTTAGATATGTTATCGTTCAAAATATATTCGTGGCAActtcacatttttataaatatattaatataatttaatattcaaaattaaattttttaaatattttgattaattttaatactattacctATTCACATCATTCTACAgtgactaaaaaaattataaatatggcatgtactaataatatagtactattatagtaattaacaaaataatcagCAACAGATTGAGACTTTTGGTCCACTGTGAATTAAAATTTCTCATTTCTATAAGACATCAACAATAAGAAATGTggctaagtggatgtcgctctgctgtacagtaggttacaagtgggtcactgtaatggatagtgttaaatttgaattcaatgatataatatcattgtatatacgaaaaacgattatgagcgaaaacggtcagtcggcctatgatattactaagtatatttgatgatattatgaataaagcaattcatatataacctatttttgtggaatcttgttttaaatttttaatccttagctataaatgttgaacattttataaatttttaactacaaaaaaattattaaatttgacaaaattcgaatttaaatgcttataaaaaaatattgtgcctatgtatttttaatatttttcaacttgtactgtaacaatatatcagaagccttgcattaatttttcacgcttttttacccaacaaataatattttattgatatttgtagaaaaaaaactgaaaaaaattgaaaactgacaatgttcgtaaacagcccaacaaaagtcaaaatattttgtaaattttatcgtgtatagaaaatgcaaatataaactaccagtgaaaatgtcatgtatttgttttggagttacgccaaaaaccaaaatcaattttgtgaaaagtgtattcataatattatttctcacATTTACTAATTATCCAATGAAGCAAAGGCAATTTTTTGTTAGATTTGTCTTTATACTATGCGCATAATAAAGCTaccaaacataaatattattaataatattaatgatgtcCATTACCAATAATAGTAAATCTCTAGTACCAAGGCCAcattaatgtttgtataattttatattgttactttgttactttactattattactatcattaatttactatattatgttcatctatatacctacatataatatgtcctattataaataatgtttgtaaaaagCCGAATGAcgttaattcatataaataattaaataaataaataaatttgaaaaagaaaaatataggtaagtttAGAGCtagatgtattatgtattatgtatgctatttttacctatatttcatCTTACATTCATGACCTtactataatcatttttaaccaatttttataactttataagtttaaattttgagttatttttaggtacatatattttaatacgcaatacaatatatattcattataaaataaaagctcaaaattagttaaaatgttatgatataaaagacttataatttttaattctgagtggagtgaaGAGCGATTgtacaattatgtgtttttttttgtgtcgtacacgataagtataagaaataatactttgattttcaacttcagtatcttttctggtgggaaagtgaatgtagttggtTGCATTTGACATTGAATATTCACCCGTAAATTAACGAATTCTCATC from the Acyrthosiphon pisum isolate AL4f chromosome X, pea_aphid_22Mar2018_4r6ur, whole genome shotgun sequence genome contains:
- the ACYPI25621 gene encoding uncharacterized protein LOC100573560 produces the protein MANWNTLIPSQFKPSGFISALRTFLGGRNFKPNIRMVDEVSSATQPPPDVPGGPNHTVFNNYYCTRDSRREVTQPVIIFENSSKLIENTKKPDPGCPSKVPLPGKVFHWD